One Tenrec ecaudatus isolate mTenEca1 chromosome 12, mTenEca1.hap1, whole genome shotgun sequence DNA segment encodes these proteins:
- the LOC142422677 gene encoding olfactory receptor 10D3-like, which yields MAIKNHTLVTEFILLGIPHTQGQETVLFVVFLIFYLCTLLGNLLILLAVMSDSHLHTPMYFFLCNLSVLDIGFSSVSTPKMLANLLVRSRVISLGGCMAQVFFYHFLGSTECLLYTVMAYDRFAAICHPLRYTIIMNRRVCSLLAAGTWITSSFHATILTTLTFQLPYCGSHEVDYFFCDIFPVVKLACGNTLVIETVSFTNIGLVPMTCFLLILASYVRIVIAILRMHSAEGRRKAASTCVSHLSVVTLFFGPCALIYTQPSLSEVLVTPVQIFGNVVTPMLNPTIYTLRNKDVKGALKKLAGGQIVSEGSH from the coding sequence ATGGCCATAAAGAATCACACGTTGGTGACAGAATTCATCCTGTTGGGCATCCCACATACACAGGGACAGGAAACGGTGCTCTTTGTTGTTTTTCTGATCTTCTACCTCTGCACTCTGCTAGGAAATCTGCTCATCCTCTTAGCTGTGATGTCGGATTCCCATCTCCATACACCTATGTATTTCTTTCTCTGCAACCTGTCAGTGCTGGATATTGGTTTTTCTTCGGTGAGCACGCCCAAGATGCTGGCTAATCTCCTAGTGAGGAGCCGCGTCATCTCGCTGGGAGGCTGTATGGCCCAGGTCTTTTTCTATCACTTTCTAGGCAGCACTGAATGCCTGCTCTATACGGTGATGGCCTACGACCGGTTTGCTGCCATCTGTCACCCTCTTCGCTACACCATCATTATGAACCGCCGGGTGTGCTCCTTGTTGGCTGCCGGTACCTGGATTACGAGTTCCTTTCACGCCACCATTCTGACGACGCTGACCTTCCAACTGCCATACTGTGGGTCTCATGAAGTGGACTATTTTTTCTGTGACATCTTCCCGGTAGTCAAATTGGCCTGTGGAAACACCCTTGTCATTGAGACTGTGAGCTTCACCAACATTGGCCTCGTGCCCATGACCTGCTTCCTTCTTATTCTTGCCTCCTACGTTCGAATTGTCATTGCGATCCTCAGGATGCACTCCGCCGAAGGGAGGCGCAAGGCGGCATCGACCTGTGTCTCCCACCTTTCAGTGGTCACACTGTTCTTTGGTCCCTGTGCCCTCATCTATACTCAGCCATCCCTGAGTGAGGTGCTGGTCACTCCCGTGCAGATCTTTGGCAATGTCGTCACCCCCATGCTGAACCCCACAATCTATACTCTGAGAAATAAAGATGTCAAGGGGGCTCTGAAGAAACTGGCTGGGGGCCAGATTGTCTCAGAAGGAAGCCATTAG
- the LOC142422490 gene encoding olfactory receptor 8G3-like, whose amino-acid sequence MDHRNDSSVTEFILAGLTDRPGLQLPLFLLFLGIYVVTVVGNLGMITLIGLSSHLHTPMYFFISSLSLIDLCHSTVITPKMLVNFVTEKNIISHAECMTQLYFFLVFAIAECHMLAAMAYDRYVAICSPLLYNAIMSYHVCLRLTAGVYALGIIGSTIHTGFMLKLFFCQNNVVNHYFCDLFPLLELSCSSIYINELLVLVLSAFNILTPALTILASYIFIFISIFHIRSTEGRSKAFSTCSSHISAVTLFYGSAAFMYLQPSTVSSMDQGKVSSVFYTIVVPMLNPMIYSLRNKDVKLALKKILESRPYS is encoded by the coding sequence ATGGACCATAGAAACGATTCCTCAGTCACTGAGTTCATCCTTGCTGGACTAACGGACCGTCCTGGACTCCAgctccccctcttcctcctcttcctaggAATCTATGTGGTGACTGTGGTGGGAAACCTGGGCATGATCACACTGATCGGTCTCAGTTCTCACctgcacacccccatgtactttTTCATCAGCAGTCTGTCCTTGATTGACCTCTGCCATTCCACTGTCATTACCCCCAAAATGCTAGTGAActttgtgacagagaagaacatcATCTCACACGCTGAATGTATGACTCAGCTTTATTTCTTTCTGGTTTTTGCTATTGCAGAGTGCCACATGCTGGCTGCAATGGCATATgatcgctatgtggccatctgtagCCCCTTGCTTTATAATGCCATCATGTCTTATCACGTCTGCTTACGGCTCACAGCAGGAGTTTATGCTTTGGGGATAATTGGATCTACAATTCACACAGGCTTTATGTTGAAACTCTTCTTTTGCCAGAACAATGTGGTTAACCATTATTTCTGTGATCTGTTCCCACTCCTGGAGCTGTCCTGCTCCAGCATCTATATCAACGAGCTCCTGGTCTTGGTTCTGAGTGCATTTAACATACTGACACCTGCCTTAACCATCCTTGCATCTTATATCTTCATCTTTATCAGTATTTTCCACATTCGCTCCACTGAGGGGAGGTCCAAGGCCTTTAGCACTTGCAGCTCCCACATCTCAGCTGTTACTCTCTTTTATGGTTCTGCAGCATTCATGTACCTACAGCCATCAACCGTGAGCTCCATGGACCAAGGGAAAGTGTCCTCTGTGTTTTATACTATTGTTGTGCCCATGCTGAACCCCATGATCTACAGTCTGAGAAATAAGGATGTCAAGCTTGCCCTGAAGAAAATTCTAGAGAGCAGACCCTACTCATGA
- the LOC142422491 gene encoding olfactory receptor 8G3-like, with protein sequence MDQRNDSSVTEFILAGLTDRPGLQLPLFLLFLGIYVVTVLGNLGMITLIGLSSHLHTPMYYFLSSLSLIDLCHSTVITPKMLVNFVTDKNIISYPECMTQLYFFIVFVIAECHMLAVMAYDRYVAICSPLLYNAIMSYHVCLRLTAGVYVLGIIGATIHTGFMLKLFFCKNNVVNHYFCDLFPLLELSCSSIYINELLDLCLSVFNIFIPVITILATYIFIFISILHIRSTEGRSKAFRTCSSHISAVTLFYGSVSFMYLQPSTVSSMDQGKVSSVFYTIVVPMLNPLIYSLRNKDVKLALKKILESRPYS encoded by the coding sequence ATGGACCAGAGAAATGATTCCTCAGTCACTGAGTTCATCCTTGCTGGACTAACGGACCGTCCTGGACTCCAgctccccctcttcctcctcttcctaggAATCTATGTGGTGACTGTGTTGGGAAACCTGGGCATGATCACACTGATCGGTCTCAGTTCTCACctgcacacccccatgtactATTTCCTCAGTAGTCTGTCCTTGATTGACCTCTGCCATTCCACTGTCATTACCCCCAAAATGCTAGTGAACTTTGTGACAGATAAGAACATCATCTCCTACCCTGAATGCATGACTCAGCtttatttctttattgtttttgttattgcagAGTGCCACATGTTGGCTGTAATGGCATATgatcgctatgtggccatctgtagCCCCTTGCTTTATAACGCCATCATGTCTTATCACGTCTGCTTACGGCTCACAGCAGGAGTTTATGTTTTGGGGATCATTGGAGCTACAATTCACACAGGCTTTATGTTGAAACTCTTTTTTTGCAAGAACAATGTGGTCAACCATTATTTCTGTGATCTGTTCCCACTCCTGGAGCTGTCCTGCTCCAGCATCTATATCAATGAACTATTGGATCTGTGTTTGAGTGTATTTAACATATTTATACCTGTTATAACCATCCTTGCGACTTACATCTTCATCTTTATCAGCATTCTCCACATTCGCTCCACTGAGGGGAGGTCCAAAGCCTTTCGTACTTGCAGCTCCCACATCTCAGCTGTTACTCTCTTTTATGGTTCTGTATCATTCATGTACCTACAGCCATCAACTGTGAGCTCCATGGACCAAGGGAAAGTGTCttctgtgttttatacaattgttgtGCCCATGCTAAACCCCCTGATCTATAGTCTGAGAAATAAAGATGTCAAGCTTGCCCTGAAGAAAATTCTAGAAAGTAGACCCTACTCCTGA